A region of the Deltaproteobacteria bacterium genome:
GGCGCAGTGGCGTGCCTGATCCTCGACCCACGGACGCGGTCCGACTATGCTCATTTCACCCTTGAGCACGTTAATGAGCTGCGGGATTTCATCGAGGGTCCAGGAGCGCAGCCGGTCGCCAACCCGGGTCACCCGCGCATCGTTTTTGGTGACGATAAAGCGGTTGCCCTGGGATTCGGCGCCGACGATCATGGTGCGAAACTTGATACAGCGAAACTTGCGCAGCCCTCTGCCTACCCGTTCCTGGATGAACAACAGCGGGCCGCCGTCGTCGAGTTTGATCGCCAGCGCGATCAAGCCGATCACCGGCAGCAAGACAACCAATGCTGCGAGAGAAACGACGATATCAAAAACCCGCTTAGCCAACAGTGCCATCGATCGCATCATGTTTAGTCCCTCCGGTTGCCGCTCACAGTTCACATCGGCGCCGAGGTTTGACTGCCGGCATAATTATTTGTCCGCCCACTGCGCAGCTGAGCGTTTTCCAGGTGCAGTGCCGCGAGCCGCTCACGGAGCTCGCGATTTTCGCGCTCGAGGGCGTGCTCGCGCAGCGAGACCGCAGCGACTCCGGCAGGCGAGGTCAAAGCCTGCAGCAAGTCTGAATAGGTGGCGGCGGTGCTTTCGCGCGACAGCTTGGCGGTGATGTACTTGCGTCCATTGCGGCCCAGGCGCGCACCGAGCTCGCGATCGGCGAACAGTGTTTTGATCGCTTGCAACAAGGCGCCGGGGTTTTCCGGCTCGATGAACAAACCCGCCTGCGCTTCGTCGACGATTTCGCGCGCCTGCCCCTCCACCCCGAGAATCACCGGTCGCGCGCAGGCCATGAACTCGAGCATTTTCGTCGGTATCACCGTCTTGAACACCGGCGCTTTTTTCAGCAACACAAGACAGGCATCGGACGCGCAAATCACCGCGGGAATCTGTTCCCTCGGGAGCTGCGGCAGAACGGTCAGGTTGCCTAGCCCGCGCTGCGCCGCCAGGCGGACGATCTGCTCTCGTTCGGCGCCCTCGCCCACCAGCAGAAAATGCGCCCGCGGCAACTCCGCGGCCAAACGCGGTGCCGCCTCGACAATGGTTTGTAGCCCGTGGGCCATGCCGAGCGTGCCGACGTAGGAGACAACGAATTTGCCCTCGAGATGAAGCCGCTCCTTGACCGCACCGCGGTTTTGCGCCGGCGTAAACAGATCGGTCTCCACACCGTTTTCCACCACGGAAATCTTCTCCCCCGCTAACCCCCAGTTCG
Encoded here:
- a CDS encoding glycosyltransferase family 4 protein, translated to MNILYVSQYFPPEMGAPAARVSELARHWARAGHAVTVLTGFPNHPTGVVHPEYRRRFRRLVCREQCDGVDVVRTWLLPVPNRRAIERVLNYLSFTVSACLTGMFLKKPDAIIATSPQLFVGLAGWWLGLIKRAPFILEVRDLWPESITAAGMGSEKDISIKLLKALAAFLYRRASHIVVVTPAFKRELVANWGLAGEKISVVENGVETDLFTPAQNRGAVKERLHLEGKFVVSYVGTLGMAHGLQTIVEAAPRLAAELPRAHFLLVGEGAEREQIVRLAAQRGLGNLTVLPQLPREQIPAVICASDACLVLLKKAPVFKTVIPTKMLEFMACARPVILGVEGQAREIVDEAQAGLFIEPENPGALLQAIKTLFADRELGARLGRNGRKYITAKLSRESTAATYSDLLQALTSPAGVAAVSLREHALERENRELRERLAALHLENAQLRSGRTNNYAGSQTSAPM
- a CDS encoding sugar transferase, which encodes MMRSMALLAKRVFDIVVSLAALVVLLPVIGLIALAIKLDDGGPLLFIQERVGRGLRKFRCIKFRTMIVGAESQGNRFIVTKNDARVTRVGDRLRSWTLDEIPQLINVLKGEMSIVGPRPWVEDQARHCAAKDRRRFDFKPGMAGWAWIHGRNKLPWDERVRLDLWYVDHWSFRLDVAILVKAVLMLLRRDGVHFADSAATLERGAAITRRAKS